A stretch of DNA from Saccharospirillum mangrovi:
GGCGTTTTAATCGCCGGACCTTTTGCGCACGAAGATGCGGCCTTGATTGAACAACTGCACGCCGAATGCCAAAGCGGATTACTCGCCGGTGTATCGCAAGTGGGTGATTTTATTGTGCTGCGAGCGCTGGCAAATCGTGCGGAACCGCTGCGCGAATTATTCATTCGTTGCTGGGCTTTGTTGCGCCCGGCACTGATCAACGTGGCGGCCTGCCCGCCGCGTGTTTGGAAAACCTGATTGCCTGAATCTTTCGAGGAACCGTTATGGAATTGCTGCCCCGAGAAAAAGACAAATTGCTGGTGTTTACCGCCGGCCTGTTGGCGGAACGTCGGTTAGCGCGCGGCCTGAAATTGAATTACCCCGAAGCCGTCGCCTACATCAGCCTGGCGATTGCCGAAGGCGCGCGCGATGGCAAAACCGTGGCCGAATTAATGAGCGACGGCAAACAACTGTTAAGCGCCGATCAGGTGATGGATGGCATCGCCGACATGATCGACGAAGTGCAGGTTGAAGCCACCTTCCCGGACGGCACCAAACTGGTCACCGTTCACCACCCCATTGCCTGAGGAGCGCGCCATGATTCCCGGAGAAATCCAGGTCGCCAGCGGCGACATTGAACTGAACGCGGGCCGTCAACGGATCACGCTCAGCGTCGAAAACAGCGGCGACCGGCCGGTGCAGGTCGGCTCGCATTATCACTTCGCTGAGACCAACCCGGCGCTGCAATTCGACCGCACAGCCGCGCTCGGTTTTCATCTCGATATCGCCGCCGGAACAGCGGTGCGGTTTGAACCCGGCCAATCGCGCACCGTCACTTTGGTGCCCTTTGTCGGCAAACGCATTGTCCAGGGTTTTCGTGGTGATGTGATGGGCGCGTTGCCGAAGGAGGCTAAACAATGAGCTCAATTGATCGCAACAGTTACGCGCAAATGTTCGGCCCAACCGTCGGCGACAAAGTGCGTTTGGGCGACACCGATTTGTGGATTCAAGTCGAAGCCGACCACACCACTTACGGCGACGAAGTGAAATTCGGCGGCGGCAAAGTCATTCGCGATGGCATGGGCCAAAGCCAGGAAAGCAACGATGTGGCCGTCGACCTAGTAATCACCAATGCGTTGATTCTGGATTACTGGGGCATCGTTAAAGCCGACGTCGGCATTAGAAGCGGCCGCATCGAAACCATCGGCAAAGCCGGCAATCCGGACATCATGGATAACGTCGATATTGTGATCGGCGCCGGCACCGAAGTGATTGCCGGCGAAGGCAAAATTCTTACCGCGGGCGGCATCGACGCGCACATTCATTTAATCTGCCCGCAGCAAATTGAAGAGGCGCTGATGTCGGGCATCACCACCATGCTCGGCGGCGGCACCGGCCCGGCCACCGGCACCAACGCCACGACGTGCACACCAGGGCCTTGGTACCTTGGCAAAATGTTGCAGGCCACCGATACCTTGCCGATGAATCTCGGCTTTCTCGGCAAAGGCAACGGCAGCCAACCGCAAGCGTTGGAAGAACAAATTCTCGCCGGTGCCTGCGGTTTAAAACTGCACGAAGACTGGGGCACCACACCGCAAGCCATCGACACTTGTTTGAGCGTCGCAGAAAAATACGACGTCCAGGTTGCCATTCACACCGACACGCTGAACGAATCCGGTTTTGTCGACGACACTTTGGGCGCGTTCAAAGACCGCGTGATTCACACCTACCACACCGAAGGCGCTGGCGGCGGCCACGCACCGGATATCATTAAAGCCTGCGCACGTTCGAACGTCTTGCCGTCGTCCACCAACCCGACACGGCCGTACACGGTGAACACCATCGACGAACACCTCGATATGTTGATGGTCTGCCACCATTTGGATGCGCGCATTCCCGAAGACGTTGCCTTCGCCGATTCGCGCATCCGCAAAGAAACCATTGCCGCTGAAGATCTGTTTCACGACCTCGGCGCGTTCAGCATGATCGCGTCGGATTCACAGGCCATGGGGCGCGTCGGCGAAGTCGTCACCCGCACCTGGCAAACCGCCGACAAGATGAAAAAACAACGCGGGTTATTGGCCGAAGATCTGGAACTGGGTTGCGATAATTTCCGCGCCCGTCGTTACATCGCCAAGTACACCATCAACCCGGCCATTACCCACGGCATCAGCGAAGAAGTTGGCTCCATCGAACCGGGAAAACTCGCCGACTTGGTGTTATGGAAACCGGCGTTCTTCGGCATCAAACCGGCGATGATTTTAAAGGGCGGCATGATCGCCGCCGCGCCGATGGGCGACCCGAATGCATCGATCCCAACACCGCAGCCGGTGCACTACCGGCCTATGTTTGGTGCCTTTGGTCGGGCCGCAGCGCAAATCTCCGTCACCTTCACCAGCCAGGCCGCACTGGATGCGGGCGTTGCCGAACAACTGGGATTGACGCGTCGATTAGTCGCCTGCAAAAACACCCGCAACCTAAGTAAAAGCGATATGAAATTAAACGACTGGCAACCGGATGTCAGCGTCGATCCGCAGACTTACGAAGTGCGCGCCGACGGCAAATTACTGACCTGCGATCCGGCAACGGAGCTGCCATTGGCGCAGCGGTATTGTTTGTTTTAACAAACGCTATTTGGCACCCAGGGAGCTCTGCAACGAGTTGCAATTTTTGCGACCGTCGGCAGCAGGGATGCTGCCGGCGAGTTCCCAGGGAAGGGTTCACAACGTGTCGCAAAAATTGCAACTCGTTGCGGAGCGGCCCATTACCACCACAGGAAAAAACATGCTGAACATCCACGAACGCCTCGGCACCCAGACACCTGTCGATGCTGACGCTGGCGTCACCCTGACTTACGAACAGCGCGAAAAAGGTCGCTTAAAAGCCGTCACCGACAACGGTGAAGAAGTGCGGCTGTTTCTGGAACGCGGCCGACCGCTCGCCGTCGGCGAAGTGCTGAAAAGCGAATGCGGCCGACACCTGCAAGTGAAGGGCGCACTCGAAGCGGTAACACTGGCACGCGCCAGCAACTGGCTGAGTTTTTCGCGCGCTTGCTATCACCTGGGCAACCGACACACCAAGGTACAGGTCGGCGAACTCTGGCTGCGCATTCAGCCCGACCACGTACTGGAAGACATGCTCAAAGGATTGGGCCTGAGCGTTGAATCCGAAACGGCGGTGTTCAATCCCGAATCCGGAGCGTACAGCCATGGTCATCACCACCACTGATGGCAGCTTGCTGCGCCTGCTGCAACTGGCGAGTTTGAGTTTGCCGGTCGGCGGTTTTTCGTTTTCGCAAGGGCTGGAAACCGCCATCGAAAACGGCTGGATAAACGACCGCCAGGAAACCGCCGATTTTCTCGGCACGCAACTGCGGCAGTCGTTAGCGCGGCTCGATTTACCGCTGTTATTGCGCGCGTTAAGCGCCAGCGAAAACGGCGAATTGGAACGCTTAAACAGTTGGAACGACTTAGCCCTGGCCTGTCGCGAAACCAAAGAATTACGGCTCACCGACACCGCCATGGGCGCGGCGTTAGCACGGTTGTTGCGGCACTTGGATTTACCGCTGCCGTTTGCGCCAGCGACCGAACTCAGCTTCGTCATTGCCTTTGCATGCGCCGCCTCACATTGGAGCATCAATGCCCGCGCCGCTGTCTTCGGTTACGGCTGGGCCTGGCTGGAAAACCAAGTCGCGGCCGCGACCAAATTGGTGCCGCTCGGCCAGACCGACGCGCAAAAATTATTGGGCGAATTGCAGCAACAGTTACCCGAGGCGTTAGCAACAGCCGAGGCCATTGCTGACGACGCCATTGGCGCCGGCTTACCCGCGCTCGCCATCGCCAGCGCGCAACACGAACATCAATACAGTCGCTTGTTTCGATCTTAAGGAGAGCAACCATGAGTCAACCCAAACAAACCTTACGCATCGGCGTCGGCGGCCCGGTCGGCTCCGGCAAAACCGCCCTGCTGCGTTCACTGTGTTCTGCGCTGCGTGACCACTACGACATTGCTGTGGTCACCAACGACATCTACACCCGCGAAGACGCCGACTTTTTAACGCGCCACCAAGCGCTCTCGGCCGACCGGATCTTGGGCGTCGAAACAGGCGGCTGCCCACACACCGCCATTCGTGAAGATGCGTCGATGAACCTGGCGGCCATCGATGAATTGGTGGCGCGCCACGGTACGCTCGATGTCGTTTTTGTCGAAAGCGGTGGCGACAATTTAAGTGCCACCTTCAGCCCGGAATTATCCGATTTCACCATCTATGTCATCGACGTTTCTGCCGGCGACAAAATTCCGCGCAAAGGCGGGCCGGGCATCACCAAATCCGATTTGTTGATCATCAACAAAACCGACCTGGCACCGCTGGTCGGTGCTGATTTATCGGTGATGGATCGAGACGCCAAAAAAATGCGCGGCGACAAACCGTTTGTATTCTGCAATTTGAAAAAAGCCGAGGGCCTGGATGCCGTTATCGACATCATCGTGCGCGAAGGCATGCTCGAAATAAAAACTCTGCCACCGGCCCAAGCCGTTGTTTAACCGGAGACTGCTGATGAAAACCTTGAACCGAATTCTGGCTGCATTTTTGTTGACGTTACCCAGCCTGGCGCTGGCCCACACCGGCGAAGGTGCGCACGGTGGTTTCGCCGCTGGCGTCGGCCATCCGTTAGGTGGCTTGGATCATTTATTGGCAATGGTCGCCGTGGGTTGCTGGGCCGCGCACCTGGGCGGCAAAGCCTTATGGCAACTGCCGGTCGCCTTCGTTGGCGCCATGTTGCTGGGCGGCGCGCTCGGCATGCTGGGTGTGGCCGTGCCGATGATGGAAGCGATGATCTTGGCGTCATCGGTTGTGATCGGTCTCGCCTTGGCGATCAGCGGCCGGTTAAACAGCCTGATAGCCGCCAGCCTGTGCGCGCTCTTTGCCATCTTTCACGGCGCGGCCCACGGTTTGGAAATGCCGAATTCCGGCTCCGCCTTCGGTTACGCACTGGGTTTTGCGCTGGCAACGGCCGTGTTGCATCTGACGGGTTTAGCGAGCGGGAAACTCAGCCAGGAACTGGCGGGTCGCTCGCTGGAGCGTTGGTTGGGCGGCGCCATTGCGGTTGCCGGCCTGGGGCTGGCGTTTAGCTGAGTGGATTGCCTTGTGGACCAAAAGCTGGGAAGTTAAGCCGGTCGGCGACGGTCGCCGGTTTCCCAGAGGTCAGCATGAACGACATTCAATACCCACTCAAAGGCGCGTGCCAGTGCGGCAGCATTACTTACCAGTTAACCGAACCGCCGTTGAAAGTTATCGCCTGTCACTGCCGCCAGTGTCAGAAATTATCGACCAGCGCATTCAGTATTACCGCTTTGGTGAAAACCGAATCGCTGGTCATTGAAGGCGAACTGAAATTCTGGGAACGCCTGGCCGACAGCGGCAACGTAAACGGCGCGGCCTTCTGCCCCAATTGCGGCAACCGTATTTACCATTTCAACCCGGCCGACCCGGATCACATTAAACTCAAACCCAGCACGCTCGAAGACACTCGTGTTATTCAACCGAGCAGCCACGTCTGGGTTGTCGAGAAACAGGATTGGTTTGAAATTCCTGACGGTGTGCCGACGCATCAGCGGCAAAGTTAAGCGTCATCTTTTAATAGCTATTCAGGCCGTTCATTGTCCATCGGTGAACGGCTTTTTTTGTTTTTTATCACCGATATACCGCAGCCTGCGGTATTCATTAACACCCATAACTTGCTGAGACTGAGTCCTCCTGTTTAAAACTTTTCCCAGGGGAGGATGACCATGCGCGGCCTGATCAATTTAGGGTTCTTTGTAGCGCTTTCAGCACTCGGGCTGACGGGCTGCAACTCAGAAAACGGCGGCTCCGGCGGCGGTAACGCCGGCCCATCTGTCCAAACCGAGCCTTTCTTTTGCGCCGG
This window harbors:
- the ureE gene encoding urease accessory protein UreE, giving the protein MLNIHERLGTQTPVDADAGVTLTYEQREKGRLKAVTDNGEEVRLFLERGRPLAVGEVLKSECGRHLQVKGALEAVTLARASNWLSFSRACYHLGNRHTKVQVGELWLRIQPDHVLEDMLKGLGLSVESETAVFNPESGAYSHGHHHH
- a CDS encoding urease subunit beta yields the protein MIPGEIQVASGDIELNAGRQRITLSVENSGDRPVQVGSHYHFAETNPALQFDRTAALGFHLDIAAGTAVRFEPGQSRTVTLVPFVGKRIVQGFRGDVMGALPKEAKQ
- the ureG gene encoding urease accessory protein UreG yields the protein MSQPKQTLRIGVGGPVGSGKTALLRSLCSALRDHYDIAVVTNDIYTREDADFLTRHQALSADRILGVETGGCPHTAIREDASMNLAAIDELVARHGTLDVVFVESGGDNLSATFSPELSDFTIYVIDVSAGDKIPRKGGPGITKSDLLIINKTDLAPLVGADLSVMDRDAKKMRGDKPFVFCNLKKAEGLDAVIDIIVREGMLEIKTLPPAQAVV
- a CDS encoding GFA family protein — its product is MNDIQYPLKGACQCGSITYQLTEPPLKVIACHCRQCQKLSTSAFSITALVKTESLVIEGELKFWERLADSGNVNGAAFCPNCGNRIYHFNPADPDHIKLKPSTLEDTRVIQPSSHVWVVEKQDWFEIPDGVPTHQRQS
- the ureC gene encoding urease subunit alpha, whose product is MSSIDRNSYAQMFGPTVGDKVRLGDTDLWIQVEADHTTYGDEVKFGGGKVIRDGMGQSQESNDVAVDLVITNALILDYWGIVKADVGIRSGRIETIGKAGNPDIMDNVDIVIGAGTEVIAGEGKILTAGGIDAHIHLICPQQIEEALMSGITTMLGGGTGPATGTNATTCTPGPWYLGKMLQATDTLPMNLGFLGKGNGSQPQALEEQILAGACGLKLHEDWGTTPQAIDTCLSVAEKYDVQVAIHTDTLNESGFVDDTLGAFKDRVIHTYHTEGAGGGHAPDIIKACARSNVLPSSTNPTRPYTVNTIDEHLDMLMVCHHLDARIPEDVAFADSRIRKETIAAEDLFHDLGAFSMIASDSQAMGRVGEVVTRTWQTADKMKKQRGLLAEDLELGCDNFRARRYIAKYTINPAITHGISEEVGSIEPGKLADLVLWKPAFFGIKPAMILKGGMIAAAPMGDPNASIPTPQPVHYRPMFGAFGRAAAQISVTFTSQAALDAGVAEQLGLTRRLVACKNTRNLSKSDMKLNDWQPDVSVDPQTYEVRADGKLLTCDPATELPLAQRYCLF
- a CDS encoding urease accessory protein UreF, which codes for MVITTTDGSLLRLLQLASLSLPVGGFSFSQGLETAIENGWINDRQETADFLGTQLRQSLARLDLPLLLRALSASENGELERLNSWNDLALACRETKELRLTDTAMGAALARLLRHLDLPLPFAPATELSFVIAFACAASHWSINARAAVFGYGWAWLENQVAAATKLVPLGQTDAQKLLGELQQQLPEALATAEAIADDAIGAGLPALAIASAQHEHQYSRLFRS
- a CDS encoding HupE/UreJ family protein; protein product: MKTLNRILAAFLLTLPSLALAHTGEGAHGGFAAGVGHPLGGLDHLLAMVAVGCWAAHLGGKALWQLPVAFVGAMLLGGALGMLGVAVPMMEAMILASSVVIGLALAISGRLNSLIAASLCALFAIFHGAAHGLEMPNSGSAFGYALGFALATAVLHLTGLASGKLSQELAGRSLERWLGGAIAVAGLGLAFS
- the ureA gene encoding urease subunit gamma; the protein is MELLPREKDKLLVFTAGLLAERRLARGLKLNYPEAVAYISLAIAEGARDGKTVAELMSDGKQLLSADQVMDGIADMIDEVQVEATFPDGTKLVTVHHPIA